The proteins below come from a single Drosophila kikkawai strain 14028-0561.14 chromosome 3R, DkikHiC1v2, whole genome shotgun sequence genomic window:
- the LOC138927831 gene encoding nucleoplasmin-like protein produces MAEESFYGVTLTAEKDSVTWDMDEDYGRGQKLVIKQILLGAEAKENEFNVVEVNTVKDSVQIPIAVLKAGETRAVNPDVEFYESKVTFKLIKGSGPVYIHGHNIKDDVEVVDMEEEDEEDDIGEDEEDEHPKKRAKIENAADGKNAKNNKKK; encoded by the exons ATGGCTGAGGAATCATTCTATG GAGTTACTTTGACCGCCGAGAAGGACAGCGTGACGTGGGACATGGACGAGGATTACGGACGCGGCCAAAAGCTGGTGATCAAACAGATATTGCTGGGCGCCGAGGCCAAGGAGAATGAGTTTAACGTGGTTGAG GTGAACACAGTGAAGGATTCGGTGCAAATTCCCATTGCTGTCCTAAAGGCCGGAGAGACGCGCGCCGTCAATCCTGACGTGGAGTTCTACGAGTCAAAGGTGACGTTTAAGCTGATCAAGGGTAGCGGACCTGTCTATATTCATGGCCACAACATCAAGGACGACGTGGAGGTTGTCGacatggaggaggaggatgaggaggacgaCATCggcgaggatgaggaggacgaGCACCCAAAGAAGCGAGCCAAAATCGAAAACGCCGCTGACGgtaaaaatgctaaaaataacaaaaagaaGTAA
- the LOC138927833 gene encoding sodium-independent sulfate anion transporter-like isoform X2, whose product MCDNEDDLYRERLPDVWGAVGSKARNCCNMRAVHKYLPVTDWLPKYQWNFLPMDLVAGLTVGLTAVPQAIAYGAVANLPPAYGLYSAFMGGFVYILLGTCKDITVGPTAIMALMVRPYVNGNPAYAILLCFLSGCIITIMGLLNLGVLMRFISVPVTTGFTMAAAITIATGQVNSLFGISSSANGFLDCWIHFFGHITETRRNDAILGCCTLVLLLLMRQLKDLPFRFKSVLKYTSLSRNAVAVLVGILLCYLLKKDGNLPFLVSGSITPGLPPFRPPPFHTEDAGTGEVINFEGMVSNVGSALVSIPLLSILESIAVAKAFSKGKIVDASQEMIALGISNVLSSFFSSMPITGSFTRTAINNASGVKTPLGGAVTGTLVLMTLAFLTSTFAYIPKATLAAIIIAAMFFMVEYETIGEIWRAKKRDILPFLVTVLCCVFWTLEYGMVVGIVFNALFLLYKSMKPQCSLEVQKFNGIEVTMADLKGSVDYAAAEYLKTTIMSHVTVRNGDSGTCSLVVIRGHEIASIDTTVALNLKSLREDLSLLQCDLLCWNWSIPAAGVICRMDTKLRSMFKFSSSFSDLMQTMTSKEAASCTAVDLSQ is encoded by the exons ATGTGCGATAATGAGG ATGATCTCTATCGGGAGCGACTGCCAGATGTTTGGGGAGCGGTGGGCTCCAAGGCCCGAAACTGCTGCAATATGCGTGCCGTTCACAAATACCTGCCCGTCACCGATTGGCTGCCGAAATACCAGTGGAACTTCCTGCCCATGGATCTGGTGGCGGGTCTCACCGTGGGTCTGACAGCAGTGCCACAGGCTATAGCTTATGGGGCTGTGGCAAACCTGCCGCCTGCCTATGGGCTTTACTCGGCGTTTATGGGTGGATTTGTCTATATACTGCTCGGAACCTGCAAAGACATCACAGTGG GACCCACAGCCATTATGGCGTTAATGGTGCGCCCCTACGTGAACGGTAATCCGGCGTATGCGATACTCCTGTGCTTCCTGTCCGGCTGCATTATCACCATCATGGGCCTGCTTAACCTGGGAGTACTTATGCGGTTTATTTCGGTGCCAGTGACGACGGGGTTTACGATGGCTGCAGCCATTACGATTGCCACAGGCCAGGTTAACAGCCTATTTGGCATTAGCAGCAGTGCTAATGGGTTCCTCGACTGCTGGATACACTTCTTTGGTCATATAACAGAAACGCGGCGGAATGACGCTATCCTGGGGTGCTGCACACTAGTCCTTTTACTTCTTATGCGG CAACTTAAAGACCTCCCCTTTCGCTTTAAAAGTGTCTTGAAGTATACTTCGCTGTCTCGCAATGCTGTAGCAGTGCTGGTGGGAATTCTCCTGTGCTACCTACTGAAGAAAGACGGTAACTTGCCATTCCTCGTCAGCGGAAGCATCACACCCGGCCTTCCTCCATTCCGCCCACCACCCTTTCACACAGAAGACGCAGGCACCGGAGAAGTCATTAACTTCGAAGGTATGGTCTCCAACGTAGGTTCCGCCTTGGTATCCATACCCCTGCTTTCCATATTGGAGAGCATTGCTGTGGCAAAGGCCTTCT CGAAGGGTAAGATAGTGGATGCATCGCAGGAGATGATTGCCCTAGGCATAAGCAATGTGCTCAGCAGCTTCTTCTCATCCATGCCTATCACTGGCTCGTTTACGCGGACAGCTATTAATAATGCCAGTGGAGTGAAGACGCCACTGGGCGGGGCTGTGACCGGTACTCTTGTTCTCATGACCCTCGCCTTTTTGACATCTACTTTCGCCTACATTCCCAAGGCCACGTTGGCGGCCATTATAATAGCAGCCATGTTCTTCATGGTAGAATACGAAACAATCGGAGAGATTTGGCGAGCAAAGA AGCGAGATATTCTGCCGTTTCTGGTCACAGTGCTTTGCTGTGTATTTTGGACATTAGAGTACGGAATGGTAGTTGGCATCGTATTTAATGCACTCTTTCTTCTTTACAAAAGCATGAAGCCACAGTGTAGCTTGGAGGTTCAAAAG TTTAACGGCATTGAAGTGACTATGGCCGACCTCAAGGGTAGTGTCGATTACGCAGCAGCCGAGTATTTGAAGACGACAATAATGTCTCACGTGACGGTTAGAAACGGCGACAGTGGCACTTGCTCGTTGGTGGTCATTAGGGGGCACGAGATCGCCTCAATTGATACGACCGTGGCGCTG AACCTCAAATCGCTGCGCGAAGATCTCTCCCTTCTGCAGTGTGACCTGCTGTGCTGGAACTGGAGCATCCCGGCAGCCGGAGTGATTTGCCGGATGGATACAAAACTGCGTAGTATGTTTAAGTTCTCATCAAGCTTTTCCGACCTAATGCAAACAATGACGAGCAAAGAAGCCGCTTCGTGTACAGCCGTAGACTTGAGTCAATAA
- the LOC138927833 gene encoding sodium-independent sulfate anion transporter-like isoform X1 — MSISVPPPPDDLYRERLPDVWGAVGSKARNCCNMRAVHKYLPVTDWLPKYQWNFLPMDLVAGLTVGLTAVPQAIAYGAVANLPPAYGLYSAFMGGFVYILLGTCKDITVGPTAIMALMVRPYVNGNPAYAILLCFLSGCIITIMGLLNLGVLMRFISVPVTTGFTMAAAITIATGQVNSLFGISSSANGFLDCWIHFFGHITETRRNDAILGCCTLVLLLLMRQLKDLPFRFKSVLKYTSLSRNAVAVLVGILLCYLLKKDGNLPFLVSGSITPGLPPFRPPPFHTEDAGTGEVINFEGMVSNVGSALVSIPLLSILESIAVAKAFSKGKIVDASQEMIALGISNVLSSFFSSMPITGSFTRTAINNASGVKTPLGGAVTGTLVLMTLAFLTSTFAYIPKATLAAIIIAAMFFMVEYETIGEIWRAKKRDILPFLVTVLCCVFWTLEYGMVVGIVFNALFLLYKSMKPQCSLEVQKFNGIEVTMADLKGSVDYAAAEYLKTTIMSHVTVRNGDSGTCSLVVIRGHEIASIDTTVALNLKSLREDLSLLQCDLLCWNWSIPAAGVICRMDTKLRSMFKFSSSFSDLMQTMTSKEAASCTAVDLSQ, encoded by the exons ATGTCTATCTCTGTGCCTCCGCCTCCAGATGATCTCTATCGGGAGCGACTGCCAGATGTTTGGGGAGCGGTGGGCTCCAAGGCCCGAAACTGCTGCAATATGCGTGCCGTTCACAAATACCTGCCCGTCACCGATTGGCTGCCGAAATACCAGTGGAACTTCCTGCCCATGGATCTGGTGGCGGGTCTCACCGTGGGTCTGACAGCAGTGCCACAGGCTATAGCTTATGGGGCTGTGGCAAACCTGCCGCCTGCCTATGGGCTTTACTCGGCGTTTATGGGTGGATTTGTCTATATACTGCTCGGAACCTGCAAAGACATCACAGTGG GACCCACAGCCATTATGGCGTTAATGGTGCGCCCCTACGTGAACGGTAATCCGGCGTATGCGATACTCCTGTGCTTCCTGTCCGGCTGCATTATCACCATCATGGGCCTGCTTAACCTGGGAGTACTTATGCGGTTTATTTCGGTGCCAGTGACGACGGGGTTTACGATGGCTGCAGCCATTACGATTGCCACAGGCCAGGTTAACAGCCTATTTGGCATTAGCAGCAGTGCTAATGGGTTCCTCGACTGCTGGATACACTTCTTTGGTCATATAACAGAAACGCGGCGGAATGACGCTATCCTGGGGTGCTGCACACTAGTCCTTTTACTTCTTATGCGG CAACTTAAAGACCTCCCCTTTCGCTTTAAAAGTGTCTTGAAGTATACTTCGCTGTCTCGCAATGCTGTAGCAGTGCTGGTGGGAATTCTCCTGTGCTACCTACTGAAGAAAGACGGTAACTTGCCATTCCTCGTCAGCGGAAGCATCACACCCGGCCTTCCTCCATTCCGCCCACCACCCTTTCACACAGAAGACGCAGGCACCGGAGAAGTCATTAACTTCGAAGGTATGGTCTCCAACGTAGGTTCCGCCTTGGTATCCATACCCCTGCTTTCCATATTGGAGAGCATTGCTGTGGCAAAGGCCTTCT CGAAGGGTAAGATAGTGGATGCATCGCAGGAGATGATTGCCCTAGGCATAAGCAATGTGCTCAGCAGCTTCTTCTCATCCATGCCTATCACTGGCTCGTTTACGCGGACAGCTATTAATAATGCCAGTGGAGTGAAGACGCCACTGGGCGGGGCTGTGACCGGTACTCTTGTTCTCATGACCCTCGCCTTTTTGACATCTACTTTCGCCTACATTCCCAAGGCCACGTTGGCGGCCATTATAATAGCAGCCATGTTCTTCATGGTAGAATACGAAACAATCGGAGAGATTTGGCGAGCAAAGA AGCGAGATATTCTGCCGTTTCTGGTCACAGTGCTTTGCTGTGTATTTTGGACATTAGAGTACGGAATGGTAGTTGGCATCGTATTTAATGCACTCTTTCTTCTTTACAAAAGCATGAAGCCACAGTGTAGCTTGGAGGTTCAAAAG TTTAACGGCATTGAAGTGACTATGGCCGACCTCAAGGGTAGTGTCGATTACGCAGCAGCCGAGTATTTGAAGACGACAATAATGTCTCACGTGACGGTTAGAAACGGCGACAGTGGCACTTGCTCGTTGGTGGTCATTAGGGGGCACGAGATCGCCTCAATTGATACGACCGTGGCGCTG AACCTCAAATCGCTGCGCGAAGATCTCTCCCTTCTGCAGTGTGACCTGCTGTGCTGGAACTGGAGCATCCCGGCAGCCGGAGTGATTTGCCGGATGGATACAAAACTGCGTAGTATGTTTAAGTTCTCATCAAGCTTTTCCGACCTAATGCAAACAATGACGAGCAAAGAAGCCGCTTCGTGTACAGCCGTAGACTTGAGTCAATAA
- the LOC108084950 gene encoding 4-hydroxybutyrate coenzyme A transferase has protein sequence MSKQLARHVGQLSKLLSNATAAATNASAHNHYFTYVNELSHPIARDPPIVSPDEAVACIKSGDTVFAQGAAATPVALLNAMAKHGKSNNLNNVTVCHMHTEGPGEYAKPEYKDIFRSNSFFMGANVRKAVAEGRGDNVPIFLHEIPQLFYKKIVKPDVSFIHVSPPDRHGYCSLGTSVDCVRAALLNSKLIVAQINPKMPRTFGDAIIHKSHFDFAIETTDDLPQHGTGEISAVEQKIGKLIAENLVKDGATLQMGIGSIPDAVLAALHNHKDLGIHSEMFANGVVELVRKGCVTNSKKKMHQGRIVGSFLIGDQALYDFVNDNPFIEMYAIDYVNNTSIVKQQPRMTAINSCIEVDLTGQVCSDSIGTRFYSGFGGQVDFIRGAAEGLDGLGVPIIAMPSTTNKGESKIVPTLKLGAGVVTSRAHVHYVVTEHGIASLFGKNVRQRMYELIQIADPKHRETLEKDCFERIKVMPSPN, from the exons ATGAGTAAGCAATTGGCGCGCCATGTGGGTCAGCTCAGCAAGCTCCTGAGCAatgcgacggcggcggcgaccAATGCGTCCGCCCACAACCACTACTTCACCTACGTTAATGAGCTGTCGCATCCCATTGCCCGCGACCCGCCGATTGTGAGCCCGGATGAGGCTGTCGCCTGCATCAAATCTG GGGACACGGTGTTTGCTCAGGGCGCTGCTGCCACGCCCGTGGCGCTGCTGAATGCGATGGCCAAGCACGGGAAGAGCAACAACCTTAATAATGTGACAGTGTGCCACATGCACACGGAGGGTCCAGGAGAGTACGCCAAGCCAGAGTACAAGGACATTTTCCGTTCCAACTCGTTCTTCATGGGCGCCAATGTGCGAAAGGCCGTAGCTGAGGGACGTGGCGACAACGTGCCCATATTTCTGCACGAGATCCCACAGCTCTTCTACAAGAAAATTGTGAAGCCTGATGTGTCCTTCATCCACGTTTCGCCGCCTGACCGCCACGGCTACTGCTCACTAGGCACCAGTGTTGACTGTGTGCGAGCTGCTCTGCTTAACTCGAAGCTTATTGTGG CTCAAATTAACCCCAAGATGCCGCGCACGTTCGGCGATGCCATTATCCACAAGTCGCATTTCGACTTCGCCATCGAGACGACCGACGACCTGCCGCAACACGGCACAGGCGAGATCTCTGCTGTTGAGCAGAAAATTGGTAAACTGATCGCCGAGAATCTCGTCAAGGATGGTGCCACACTGCAGATGGGTATCGGCAGTATCCCCGATGCCGTACTCGCCGCCCTGCACAACCACAAGGATCTGGGCATTCACTCCGAGATGTTTGCCAACGGCGTCGTCGAGCTCGTGAGGAAGGGTTGCGTCACCAACAGCAAGAAGAAGATGCACCAAGGTCGAATTGTGGGATCCTTCCTAATCGGTGACCAGGCTCTGTATGACTTTGTCAACGATAATCCCTTCATCG AGATGTACGCCATCGACTACGTAAACAACACCAGCATCGTAAAACAACAACCCCGAATGACGGCCATCAATAGCTGCATTGAAGTGGACCTGACCGGACAGGTTTGCTCAGACTCGATTGGCACTCGCTTCTACTCTGGCTTTGGCGGCCAGGTGGACTTTATCCGTGGCGCCGCGGAGGGACTCGATGGACTGGGTGTTCCTATTATTGCTATGCCCTCGACCACCAATAAGGGCGAGAGTAAAATCGTCCCCACACTGAAGCTTG GCGCTGGCGTGGTCACTTCTCGGGCCCACGTCCACTATGTTGTCACGGAACACGGCATCGCCTCGCTGTTCGGAAAGAATGTGCGTCAAAGGATGTACGAACTCATCCAGATCGCCGATCCCAAGCACCGCGAAACCTTGGAAAAGGACTGTTTCGAGCGCATCAAAGTGATGCCGTCTCCAAATTAA